The following are from one region of the Ischnura elegans chromosome 12, ioIscEleg1.1, whole genome shotgun sequence genome:
- the LOC124169719 gene encoding uncharacterized protein LOC124169719 isoform X1: MRLYYFQTRMLRPISSLVMVGGKQTYWNEDWSKELHFSCFSPKTSTALKHGLPEGKPTSFYCSVCCKTNQLGNMGRGALTKHLSSTHHNTAVENKKSCYGIKIFCLPSAKKVTTATPSTSTSASVNPTAAAPGSSASGGTAEDPRDDPDDPTPASPACTCSCPCARCTNEVIAVPKTAGLQGLNTWLMKQDTTKAEILWCIYCVTSHTSLSSGGKAVQLFPTMFPDSMIAAKMELGRNKIAYSLVHGLAPHFHDVITSKLTKLDFVVVLFDESLNKCSQKTQMDLAIKFWCDDQNETVTKYYDSVFLGRSRATDLISAYCTAIPRSVQSHVLMVGMDGPNVNVKFLKDLQIYMKTEFGEDEPLLLLMGSCGLHVVHNSFKEGVSKCGWNIVMFLRALYNIFKNVPARRSKYTEWTGSTTFPNKYCAVRWLNNAPGADNCIKILPNVKTFIEKVRTGPEEDKIKSAGFLYVAKAVEDKMLGPKLAFFSYVARLVEPFLTTYQTNDPMAPFLHTDLSNLVSNLLRHFVKNDYVNRKSDVCKVDITNEDNLIPVKNFNFSFSVKDALKKVQVSTPEMLKFKEECVLLLKAMVSKILEKAPLNYKLCRAITFCDPELISHSKTAVSTRLNGFLEQLHSRNWLPASECDTILSDFKVLCDKQVFANACQEYDRQRQRLDHFWRGIWDRYKCSDGLVKVIKMALIISHGQAFIERGFSINKEIIVENQLDMSLVAQRQVYYSVNAAGGVENIKISAEMINRFRHARSEYEEAKKQRRSEDAEVEKKRTHEKMIGTEVKELQAKKMKVLASSQKEADAIDEEIKKLTGTF; encoded by the exons ATGagattgtattattttcagaccCGAATGCTGAGGCCCATTTCGTCTCTAGTCATGGTCGGGGGAAAGCAGACGTATTGGAACGAGGATTGGTCAAAGGAGCTTCATTTCAGCTGCTTCTCACCAAAGACTTCGACTGCATTAAAGCATGGATTGCCAGAAGGAAAACCAACATCTTTCTACTGCTCGGTGTGCTGCAAGACGAATCAACTCGGCAACATGGGTCGCGGTGCCCTGACTAAACACCTGTCATCAACCCACCACAATACTGCCGTCGAGAACAAGAAGAGCTGTTACGggatcaagatattttgtttgccTTCCGCTAAGAAG GTGACTACAGCAACTCCCTCTACCTCTACATCCGCGTCGGTGAACCCCACGGCGGCGGCACCTGGTTCCTCAGCATCGGGTGGGACTGCAGAAGACCCTCGGGACGATCCCGATGACCCCACACCAGCTTCACCTGCCTGCACATGTTCATGCCCATGTGCGCGATGTACCAACGAAGTTATCGCCGTCCCGAAGACTGCTGGTTTGCAAGGTCTTAACACCTGGTTAATGAAGCAAGATACTACCAAAGCTGAGATTTTGTGGTGTATCTATTGTGTAACGAGCCATACTTCTTTGTCTTCTGGGGGCAAGGCAGTGCAGTTATTTCCCACAATGTTCCCAGATAGTATGATTGCTGCAAAAATGGAATTGGGTCGGAACAAAATCGCCTATTCACTTGTACATGGTTTAGCCCCACATTTCCATGATGTTATCACATCTAAGTTAACCAAACTGGATTTTGTGGTAGTTTTATTTGACGAGAGTCTCAATAAGTGTAGCCAGAAGACTCAAATGGATcttgccattaaattttggtgtgatGATCAAAATGAAACGGTGACGAAATATTATGATTCAGTGTTCCTGGGTCGCTCAAGGGCGACTGATCTCATATCGGCATACTGCACAGCAATTCCTAGAAGTGTGCAGTCTCATGTGCTTATGGTTGGCATGGATGGCCCGAATGTTAATGTCAAGTTCCTGAAAGATCTCCagatttatatgaaaacagaGTTTGGTGAGGATGAGCCACTGCTGCTGCTCATGGGGTCCTGTGGTTTgcacgtagttcataattccttcAAAGAGGGGGTTAGTAAGTGTGGCTGGAATATTGTCATGTTTCTCAGGGCCttatacaatatatttaagaatgtgCCTGCCCGTCGCAGTAAGTATACAGAGTGGACAGGCTCTACTACTTTCCCAAATAAGTATTGTGCAGTGAGGTGGTTGAATAATGCACCTGGTGCCgataattgcatcaaaatattgccaaacgtaaaaacttttattgaaaaagtgagaactggacctgaagaggataaaataaaatctgccGGCTTCTTGTATGTTGCAAAAGCTGTTGAAGATAAGATGTTGGGGCCTAAGTTAGCCTTCTTCTCATATGTTGCAAGACTTGTTGAGCCATTCTTGACTACTTATCAAACCAATGACCCAATGGCGCCGTTCTTGCACACGGACCTGTCGAACTTAGTGTCGAACCTGCTTAGACATTTTGTCAAGAATGATTATGTAAATCGAAAGTCAGATGTATGTAAAGTTGACATTACCAATGAAGacaatctgattcctgtgaagaacttcaattttagtttttctgtaaAGGACGCTCTCAAAAAAGTAcaagtatctactccagaaaTGCTGAAGTTCAAGGAGGAGTGTGTGCTCCTGCTGAAGGCTATGGttagtaaaattcttgaaaaggcTCCCTTGAATTACAAACTCTGCAGAGCCATAACTTTTTGTGACCCAGAACTGATTTCACATTCCAAAACTGCCGTTTCTACTCGACTGAACGGCTTCTTGGAACAACTGCACAGCCGCAATTGGCTTCCTGCAAGTGAGTGCGACACTATTTTGTCTGACTTTAAGGTGCTCTGTGACAAACAAGTATTTGCTAACGCCTGTCAAGAATATGATCGTCAGAGGCAGAGACTAGATCATTTCTGGAGAGGTATCTGGGATCGTTATAAGTGCTCAGATGGTTTAGTGAAAGTGATTAAAATGGCTCTGATCATAAGCCATGGCCAAGCTTTCATCGAGCGTGGCTTCTCCATCAATAAGGAGATAATAGTAGAGAACCAATTAGATATGTCTTTGGTGGCTCAGCGCCAAGTGTACTACTCAGTCAACGCTGCTGGTGgcgtagaaaacataaaaatatctgctgAAATGATCAACAGATTTCGGCACGCGCGCTCCGAGTATGAAGAAGCAAAGAAGCAGCGCCGATCTGAGGACGCTGAGGTCGAAAAAAAAAGGACCCATGAGAAGATGATTGGAACTGAAGTTAAGGAGCTTCAAGCCAAAAAGATGAAAGTGTTAGCATCAAGCCAGAAGGAGGCTGATGccattgatgaagaaataaaaaagttgactggtactttctaa
- the LOC124169719 gene encoding uncharacterized protein LOC124169719 isoform X2 → MLRPISSLVMVGGKQTYWNEDWSKELHFSCFSPKTSTALKHGLPEGKPTSFYCSVCCKTNQLGNMGRGALTKHLSSTHHNTAVENKKSCYGIKIFCLPSAKKVTTATPSTSTSASVNPTAAAPGSSASGGTAEDPRDDPDDPTPASPACTCSCPCARCTNEVIAVPKTAGLQGLNTWLMKQDTTKAEILWCIYCVTSHTSLSSGGKAVQLFPTMFPDSMIAAKMELGRNKIAYSLVHGLAPHFHDVITSKLTKLDFVVVLFDESLNKCSQKTQMDLAIKFWCDDQNETVTKYYDSVFLGRSRATDLISAYCTAIPRSVQSHVLMVGMDGPNVNVKFLKDLQIYMKTEFGEDEPLLLLMGSCGLHVVHNSFKEGVSKCGWNIVMFLRALYNIFKNVPARRSKYTEWTGSTTFPNKYCAVRWLNNAPGADNCIKILPNVKTFIEKVRTGPEEDKIKSAGFLYVAKAVEDKMLGPKLAFFSYVARLVEPFLTTYQTNDPMAPFLHTDLSNLVSNLLRHFVKNDYVNRKSDVCKVDITNEDNLIPVKNFNFSFSVKDALKKVQVSTPEMLKFKEECVLLLKAMVSKILEKAPLNYKLCRAITFCDPELISHSKTAVSTRLNGFLEQLHSRNWLPASECDTILSDFKVLCDKQVFANACQEYDRQRQRLDHFWRGIWDRYKCSDGLVKVIKMALIISHGQAFIERGFSINKEIIVENQLDMSLVAQRQVYYSVNAAGGVENIKISAEMINRFRHARSEYEEAKKQRRSEDAEVEKKRTHEKMIGTEVKELQAKKMKVLASSQKEADAIDEEIKKLTGTF, encoded by the exons ATGCTGAGGCCCATTTCGTCTCTAGTCATGGTCGGGGGAAAGCAGACGTATTGGAACGAGGATTGGTCAAAGGAGCTTCATTTCAGCTGCTTCTCACCAAAGACTTCGACTGCATTAAAGCATGGATTGCCAGAAGGAAAACCAACATCTTTCTACTGCTCGGTGTGCTGCAAGACGAATCAACTCGGCAACATGGGTCGCGGTGCCCTGACTAAACACCTGTCATCAACCCACCACAATACTGCCGTCGAGAACAAGAAGAGCTGTTACGggatcaagatattttgtttgccTTCCGCTAAGAAG GTGACTACAGCAACTCCCTCTACCTCTACATCCGCGTCGGTGAACCCCACGGCGGCGGCACCTGGTTCCTCAGCATCGGGTGGGACTGCAGAAGACCCTCGGGACGATCCCGATGACCCCACACCAGCTTCACCTGCCTGCACATGTTCATGCCCATGTGCGCGATGTACCAACGAAGTTATCGCCGTCCCGAAGACTGCTGGTTTGCAAGGTCTTAACACCTGGTTAATGAAGCAAGATACTACCAAAGCTGAGATTTTGTGGTGTATCTATTGTGTAACGAGCCATACTTCTTTGTCTTCTGGGGGCAAGGCAGTGCAGTTATTTCCCACAATGTTCCCAGATAGTATGATTGCTGCAAAAATGGAATTGGGTCGGAACAAAATCGCCTATTCACTTGTACATGGTTTAGCCCCACATTTCCATGATGTTATCACATCTAAGTTAACCAAACTGGATTTTGTGGTAGTTTTATTTGACGAGAGTCTCAATAAGTGTAGCCAGAAGACTCAAATGGATcttgccattaaattttggtgtgatGATCAAAATGAAACGGTGACGAAATATTATGATTCAGTGTTCCTGGGTCGCTCAAGGGCGACTGATCTCATATCGGCATACTGCACAGCAATTCCTAGAAGTGTGCAGTCTCATGTGCTTATGGTTGGCATGGATGGCCCGAATGTTAATGTCAAGTTCCTGAAAGATCTCCagatttatatgaaaacagaGTTTGGTGAGGATGAGCCACTGCTGCTGCTCATGGGGTCCTGTGGTTTgcacgtagttcataattccttcAAAGAGGGGGTTAGTAAGTGTGGCTGGAATATTGTCATGTTTCTCAGGGCCttatacaatatatttaagaatgtgCCTGCCCGTCGCAGTAAGTATACAGAGTGGACAGGCTCTACTACTTTCCCAAATAAGTATTGTGCAGTGAGGTGGTTGAATAATGCACCTGGTGCCgataattgcatcaaaatattgccaaacgtaaaaacttttattgaaaaagtgagaactggacctgaagaggataaaataaaatctgccGGCTTCTTGTATGTTGCAAAAGCTGTTGAAGATAAGATGTTGGGGCCTAAGTTAGCCTTCTTCTCATATGTTGCAAGACTTGTTGAGCCATTCTTGACTACTTATCAAACCAATGACCCAATGGCGCCGTTCTTGCACACGGACCTGTCGAACTTAGTGTCGAACCTGCTTAGACATTTTGTCAAGAATGATTATGTAAATCGAAAGTCAGATGTATGTAAAGTTGACATTACCAATGAAGacaatctgattcctgtgaagaacttcaattttagtttttctgtaaAGGACGCTCTCAAAAAAGTAcaagtatctactccagaaaTGCTGAAGTTCAAGGAGGAGTGTGTGCTCCTGCTGAAGGCTATGGttagtaaaattcttgaaaaggcTCCCTTGAATTACAAACTCTGCAGAGCCATAACTTTTTGTGACCCAGAACTGATTTCACATTCCAAAACTGCCGTTTCTACTCGACTGAACGGCTTCTTGGAACAACTGCACAGCCGCAATTGGCTTCCTGCAAGTGAGTGCGACACTATTTTGTCTGACTTTAAGGTGCTCTGTGACAAACAAGTATTTGCTAACGCCTGTCAAGAATATGATCGTCAGAGGCAGAGACTAGATCATTTCTGGAGAGGTATCTGGGATCGTTATAAGTGCTCAGATGGTTTAGTGAAAGTGATTAAAATGGCTCTGATCATAAGCCATGGCCAAGCTTTCATCGAGCGTGGCTTCTCCATCAATAAGGAGATAATAGTAGAGAACCAATTAGATATGTCTTTGGTGGCTCAGCGCCAAGTGTACTACTCAGTCAACGCTGCTGGTGgcgtagaaaacataaaaatatctgctgAAATGATCAACAGATTTCGGCACGCGCGCTCCGAGTATGAAGAAGCAAAGAAGCAGCGCCGATCTGAGGACGCTGAGGTCGAAAAAAAAAGGACCCATGAGAAGATGATTGGAACTGAAGTTAAGGAGCTTCAAGCCAAAAAGATGAAAGTGTTAGCATCAAGCCAGAAGGAGGCTGATGccattgatgaagaaataaaaaagttgactggtactttctaa